A window of the Fulvia fulva chromosome 3, complete sequence genome harbors these coding sequences:
- a CDS encoding Nuclear protein localization protein 4, with translation MIIRFQSREGGFRLTLDNNAEIASILPDVLDKLSKDVIPSTVTISPRPHGADSRPIEKLKGITFAKLGLTHGTQVFLDFKTSDAATNGHSEGANKLSGKEVTDEELTSSVAIPQVQRLVKNPWETVKQIPLDDRLDKLDGKITRKKDQRMCKHGSKGMCDYCQPLESYDKGYLEEHKIKHLSYHAHLRKLNQGKNKYQSGSSYIPPLSEPYYRVNPECPGGHAPFPDGICSKCQPSAISLVPQEYRMVDHVEFETFDMVDKFIGYWRQGGSQRIGFLYGHYEEYDQVPLGTKAVVEAIYEPPQVDESDGVTLNDWDNEKDIEKLAELSGLQRVGVIYTDLLQQTDREKGIAVCKRHADSYYLSSLEVCFASRYQAKYPRPSKWSETGKFGSNFVTCIISGDPDGNIAISAYQASNAAVEMATAEIIEPSAEPSVMLVQDETEADEAFNRKRYIPEVFYRRINEYGANVQENAKPSFPVEYLFVTLTHGFPNQTNPKFINSAATLAIENRMANGEVQDQRDLVKQLKAGANRIALETAQGVAAVSDFHVLCYIQGLGVLSEDELRLLCQVATTHDTSLGAQLMHTPGWATLETILNM, from the exons aTGATCATCAGATTCCAGTCGCGCGAAGGAGGATTCCGCCTCACTCTCGACAACAACGCCGAGATAGCATCCATCCTACCAGACGTTCTCGACAAGCTTTCCAAAGATGTTATCCCATCCACCGTCACGATTAGTCCTCGACCACACGGTGCAGATTCGAGACCCATCGAGAAGCTCAAGGGCATCACATTCGCAAAGCTCGGCCTCACACACGGCACACAggtcttcctcgacttcAAGACCAGCGATGCAGCCACCAACGGCCACTCAGAGGGAGCGAACAAGCTGAGCGGCAAAGAGGTGACAGATGAAGAACTCACGTCGAGCGTAGCAATACCGCAGGTGCAGCGTCTAGTGAAGAATCCGTGGGAGACAGTCAAGCAGATACCGCTCGACGACCGGTTAGACAAGCTAGATGGCAAGATCACACGGAAGAAAGATCAGCGGATGTGCAAGCATGGGTCTAAG GGCATGTGCGACTACTGCCAGCCACTCGAATCTTACGACAAGGGCTACCTAGAGGAGCACAAGATCAAGCACCTATCATACCACGCACATCTACGGAAACTGAATCAGGGCAAGAACAAGTACCAG TCCGGGAGCTCATACATTCCTCCACTCAGTGAACCATACTATCGAGTGAACCCAGAATGTCCCGGCGGCCATGCACCCTTCCCGGATGGCATATGTTCTAAGTGTCAGCCTTCTGCTATCTCCTTAGTACCACAAGAGTATCGGATGGTCGATCATGTCGAGTTTGAGACATTCGACATGGTCGACAAGTTCATCGGATATTGGCGACAAGGTGGCTCGCAGCGAATAGGTTTCCTGTACGGCCACTACGAGGAGTACGACCAGGTCCCGCTGGGCACCAAAGCCGTGGTCGAAGCTATCTACGAGCCACCACAGGTCGACGAGTCAG ATGGCGTGACGCTCAATGACTGGGACAACGAGAAAGATATCGAGAAGTTGGCAGAGCTGTCCGGGCTTCAGCGCGTTGGGGTGATCTACACTGATTTACTCCAGCAAACAGATCGCGAGAAGGGCATTGCTGTATGCAAACGACACGCCGATTCTTACTACCTCTCGTCTTTGGAG GTCTGCTTCGCCTCAAGATATCAAGCGAAGTACCCGCGGCCATCCAAGTGGAGCGAGACTGGAAAGTTCGGCAGCAACTTCGTGACATGCATCATTTCTGGCGACCCCGACGGCAATATAGCCATCTCTGCCTACCAAGCCTCGAACGCCGCCGTCGAAATGGCGACTGCAGAAATCATCGAACCATCAGCGGAGCCCAGTGTCATGCTGGTACAAGACGAAACAGAAGCCGATGAAGCTTTCAACAGAAAACGCTACATCCCTGAAGTTTTCTACCGGCGCATCAACGAGTACGGTGCCAACGTCCAGGAGAATGCGAAACCATCCTTTCCGGTCGAATACCTGTTTGTGACGCTCACGCACGGCTTCCCCAACCAGACCAACCCGAAGTTCATCAATAGTGCAGCAACTCTGGCGATCGAGAACCGAATGGCGAATGGGGAAGTTCAAGATCAGCGCGACCTGGTCAAGCAGCTCAAAGCCGGCGCGAACCGCATCGCTCTTGAAACAGCACAAGGTGTGGCCGCTGTCAGCGACTTCCATGTGCTGTGCTACATCCAAGGCCTGGGTGTTCTGAGTGAA GATGAGCTCCGCCTGCTCTGCCAAGTCGCAACAACACACGACACTTCTCTGGGCGCTCAGCTCATGCATACTCCAGGTTGGGCAACTCTTGAAACTATTCTGAACATGTAG
- a CDS encoding Translocation protein sec66, with translation MDNATFNSTNGTFTNGTFNGTDGSSFTPPAPKPFWTNLLLPILYLTILIGSLYTFSTVYRKRQIQKAARLESWFPPHRQRDIYLSLLHIDPREASEGDSEKTLSRVPESVLKAALLRRAVEDIQRIVQLRSSKPALQHLLQRGSVGDELWQRFQRAEKEMEEEVKDVVNEANAFQQGWGQIIFQSANEINQNRLIKERITELQSKVDAEKAWWEKRREGISSGFMAELEEESAKKAEAEAAAATKKSSSDDDAVLVEAGGPATGFDGGSAKKRNKPKK, from the exons ATGGACAACGCGACCTTTAATTCGACCAATGGCACTTTCACCAACGGCACATTTAATGGCACAGATGGCTCTTCCTTTACGCCACCTGCACCAAAGCCCTTCTGGACGAACCTTCTACTACCCATACTTTACCTCACGATCCTGATAGGATCACTATACACTTTCTCCACAGTCTACCGCAAGCGTCAAATACAGAAGGCCGCACGGTTAGAGTCCTGGTTCCCTCCGCACAGGCAGAGGGACATCTATCTGTCACTGCTGCATATCGATCCTCGGGAAGCGAGCGAGGGAGACAGTGAAAAGACATTGAGCAGAGTGCCAGAGAGCGTGTTGAAAGCAGCGCTTTTGAGGCGAGCTGTGGAGGACATTCAACGGATCGTACAATTGAGGAGTTCAAAGCCTGCTCTACAACATTTACTTCAGCGTGGTAGCGTAGGTGACGAGCTATGGCAGCGCTTTCAGCGAGCTGAGAAGGAAATGGAAGAGGAGGTCAAGGACGTTGTCAATGAG GCCAATGCATTCCAGCAAGGATGGGGGCAAATCATCTTCCAATCCGCGAACGAGATCAACCAGAACCGCCTTATCAAGGAGCGTATTACAGAACTGCAATCAAAGGTCGACGCTGAGAAAGCATGGTGGGAGAAGAGGAGAGAAGGCATTTCGTCCGGATTCATGGCAGAGCTTGAGGAAGAGAGTGCAAAGAAGGCGGAAGCTGAGGCAGCGGCAGCAACGAAGAAGAGCAGCAGCGATGATGATGCAGTGCTGGTAGAGGCTGGCGGACCAGCGACTGGGTTTGACGGCGGGTCAGCTAAGAAGAGGAATAAGCCGAAGAAGTGA